In Methylotenera mobilis JLW8, the following are encoded in one genomic region:
- a CDS encoding M48 family metallopeptidase — protein MLRIRSTLLLSALLPPLVLIGCAAPQTRAPSLNNASMDAETRKQQELVVEDYMSNYKKLQNVSSRIVTNSTDLCGDKVAGYYGFNYWNQDGFKPAWKEITKSKYSLDEKFKILNIVEKSPADKASLKEGDVLVSINHWLVPVGKDADKQLAQKLAEQAKSLGPVELAVLRDGAEQKVSITPVKSCDFQVHLAADDVKNAYADGTNIVMYKGLMDFFKTDEEMALVLSHELAHNTMKHIEAKKKNATTGGVLGLLLDIAAATAGVNTNGDFSRMGAGIAGNAYSVEFEQEADYVGLYIMQKSGFNIDNAAGFWRRMAVNNSQAITIKSSHPTTPQRFVAIEETVKEIKGKIEKGVALSPELKK, from the coding sequence ATGCTTAGAATTAGATCTACCCTGCTACTCTCAGCCCTACTGCCGCCTTTAGTGCTTATCGGCTGTGCTGCACCGCAAACGCGCGCGCCTAGCCTGAACAACGCCAGCATGGATGCTGAAACAAGAAAGCAACAGGAACTGGTCGTTGAAGACTACATGAGCAACTATAAAAAGCTGCAGAATGTTTCTTCACGCATCGTCACTAACAGCACAGATTTATGTGGCGACAAAGTAGCCGGCTACTATGGGTTTAACTATTGGAATCAAGATGGCTTCAAACCAGCTTGGAAAGAAATCACCAAGTCGAAGTACAGCTTGGATGAAAAATTTAAGATTCTAAATATTGTGGAAAAATCTCCTGCTGATAAAGCTAGCCTTAAAGAAGGTGACGTATTAGTTTCCATTAACCACTGGCTAGTGCCTGTCGGTAAAGATGCAGATAAACAATTAGCGCAAAAACTGGCCGAACAAGCTAAAAGCCTAGGCCCGGTAGAACTGGCTGTATTAAGAGACGGAGCCGAACAAAAGGTATCAATCACGCCAGTGAAATCGTGCGACTTTCAAGTGCACCTAGCCGCCGATGACGTCAAAAATGCTTATGCCGATGGCACTAACATTGTGATGTATAAAGGCCTCATGGACTTCTTCAAAACCGATGAAGAAATGGCGCTGGTACTTAGCCATGAACTTGCGCACAATACGATGAAGCACATCGAGGCTAAAAAGAAAAATGCCACGACTGGTGGCGTATTAGGACTGTTACTGGATATTGCCGCAGCAACTGCGGGCGTTAACACCAATGGCGACTTTAGCCGCATGGGGGCTGGCATTGCCGGCAATGCTTACTCAGTCGAGTTTGAGCAAGAGGCCGACTATGTAGGCTTATACATTATGCAAAAATCTGGCTTCAACATCGACAACGCTGCTGGCTTCTGGCGCAGAATGGCAGTCAATAACTCTCAAGCCATTACCATTAAATCGTCACATCCTACGACACCGCAGCGCTTTGTTGCGATTGAGGAAACCGTGAAGGAAATTAAAGGCAAGATTGAAAAAGGCGTAGCACTTAGCCCTGAATTAAAGAAATAA
- a CDS encoding universal stress protein produces the protein MQAISHIVVGTDFSAEADLAVQRAALISKALKATLHLIHIVHPLDLYAGSELPFSLQTHYQQAQQETVKTQIDTLAFKLREQFNISAEAVTRVGRAHTEIAHYADSVHAKLVVVGAQGEHTLLEKLIGSTSARLMAVTKCATLIVKNKNPAVPPYRHVVAAVNFSAGAEKVPALTRTIAPDAHVEGLLIFDTNQEAHMYKAGINETLLQQYRDHALAEAERKLSEIFSEQLLGGKVSTTILSGYPSQSICKHALAQQADLIVIGKNEKSGIESWLLGSVSKGVAYTATCDVLLTN, from the coding sequence ATGCAAGCCATTAGCCATATTGTTGTAGGCACTGATTTTTCAGCAGAAGCAGACTTGGCGGTACAGCGCGCAGCCTTAATCAGCAAAGCCCTCAAAGCAACACTGCATCTGATTCATATCGTGCATCCTCTAGATTTATACGCAGGCTCAGAGCTGCCATTCAGCTTACAAACACACTACCAGCAAGCACAGCAAGAAACCGTTAAAACACAGATTGATACCCTGGCATTTAAACTGCGAGAGCAATTTAACATTAGCGCAGAAGCAGTAACACGCGTGGGTCGTGCGCACACGGAGATTGCGCATTATGCCGATAGTGTGCACGCTAAACTGGTGGTGGTAGGCGCGCAAGGTGAACACACCTTATTAGAAAAACTGATCGGTTCTACCAGCGCACGCCTCATGGCTGTGACAAAATGCGCCACATTAATCGTTAAAAACAAAAATCCGGCAGTACCACCATATCGCCATGTCGTCGCTGCAGTCAACTTCTCAGCTGGTGCGGAAAAAGTACCGGCATTAACGCGTACCATCGCCCCCGATGCACACGTAGAAGGCCTACTGATATTTGATACCAACCAGGAAGCGCATATGTACAAAGCTGGTATCAATGAAACCTTGCTACAGCAATACCGCGACCACGCATTGGCCGAGGCTGAGCGCAAATTAAGTGAAATATTCAGCGAGCAGTTACTTGGCGGCAAGGTATCCACCACCATACTTTCCGGTTATCCATCGCAAAGCATCTGCAAGCATGCGCTGGCACAACAGGCCGATTTAATCGTGATTGGTAAAAATGAGAAAAGCGGAATTGAAAGCTGGCTATTGGGTAGCGTCAGCAAAGGTGTTGCCTACACGGCAACTTGCGATGTACTGCTGACCAATTAA
- a CDS encoding FixH family protein yields MNQTNSNQLDSDAPSQAWWHYGHMWLVVGGPLTVVVASFVTLYFAIKLPDPVVDADYYRKGIEINKTLEGRHDGLVPALQGRNHAATGIKPSQQP; encoded by the coding sequence ATGAACCAGACCAACAGCAATCAATTAGACAGCGACGCTCCATCCCAAGCCTGGTGGCATTACGGCCATATGTGGCTAGTAGTGGGTGGGCCACTTACTGTAGTGGTAGCATCCTTTGTTACGCTCTACTTTGCAATTAAATTGCCAGACCCAGTGGTAGATGCCGATTACTATCGCAAAGGCATAGAAATTAACAAAACCTTGGAAGGCCGACACGATGGTCTAGTGCCTGCGCTGCAAGGGCGTAATCACGCGGCTACCGGCATCAAGCCGTCGCAGCAGCCATAA
- the rlmD gene encoding 23S rRNA (uracil(1939)-C(5))-methyltransferase RlmD has translation MRKRRNKAQAENVPAPILAAVIESLDQEGRGVTHYEGKTIFVDGALPGEKVTFQSQRIKPSYEVANVVEVLKQSNQRVTPKCPHFGVCGGCKLQHLDFAAQVATKQRLLESDLWHIGKVKAENMLPPLYGPTWGYRHKARLSVKYVEKKQRVLVGFNEKSTRFVADMNSCEVLVPEVSALIAPLQDLIVQLSIRDKLPQIELAVGEPDANAQTGKSVIVLILRIMAPLTEQDEALLKAFADAHAVQVWTQTKGPDTIKPFYPLAGSQLQYSLPEFGLTYPFKPNEFTQVNPQINQVMIRRAMQLLAPQAHEKIADFFCGIGNFTLPIARSGAQVLGLEGLANLVERANESAQLNEIKHVKFGVADLFKMTPEALTELGRFDKWLVDPPRDGAFELVKALDASNQPGSIVYVSCNPATLARDAGVLVNEKGYQLQAAGVINMFPHTAHVESIALFTLKS, from the coding sequence ATGAGAAAACGTAGAAATAAGGCGCAAGCTGAAAATGTACCGGCACCCATTCTGGCTGCTGTGATTGAATCACTAGATCAAGAGGGGCGTGGTGTTACCCATTATGAAGGCAAAACCATCTTTGTTGATGGCGCATTGCCAGGCGAGAAAGTTACTTTCCAGTCGCAGCGCATTAAACCTAGCTATGAAGTAGCGAATGTGGTGGAGGTGTTAAAGCAGTCTAACCAGCGCGTAACGCCGAAATGCCCACATTTTGGCGTGTGTGGCGGCTGTAAATTGCAACATCTGGATTTTGCTGCGCAAGTGGCGACCAAGCAGCGTTTGCTGGAGAGTGATTTATGGCATATCGGCAAAGTAAAGGCTGAAAACATGCTGCCGCCACTCTATGGGCCAACTTGGGGCTATCGCCACAAGGCGCGCTTAAGCGTGAAATACGTGGAGAAAAAACAGCGTGTCTTAGTTGGCTTTAATGAAAAATCTACGCGCTTTGTGGCCGATATGAATAGCTGCGAAGTATTGGTGCCGGAAGTGTCCGCACTGATTGCACCACTGCAAGATTTAATTGTGCAACTCAGCATACGCGATAAATTACCGCAAATTGAGTTGGCGGTAGGTGAACCCGATGCAAATGCGCAAACTGGCAAGTCTGTCATCGTGTTAATTTTGCGCATTATGGCGCCATTAACCGAGCAAGATGAAGCACTGCTTAAAGCGTTTGCAGATGCGCATGCTGTGCAGGTTTGGACGCAAACCAAAGGCCCAGACACCATTAAGCCGTTTTACCCATTAGCTGGCAGCCAGTTGCAATATAGTCTGCCGGAGTTTGGCTTAACTTATCCGTTTAAACCTAACGAGTTTACGCAGGTCAACCCACAAATCAATCAGGTGATGATACGCCGTGCCATGCAGTTACTAGCACCACAGGCGCATGAGAAGATTGCCGACTTTTTCTGCGGTATTGGTAATTTTACGTTGCCTATCGCGCGCAGCGGCGCGCAAGTGCTGGGCTTGGAAGGTTTGGCTAATTTGGTGGAGCGTGCTAATGAAAGCGCACAGTTAAATGAGATTAAGCATGTTAAATTTGGTGTGGCGGATTTATTTAAAATGACGCCAGAAGCTTTAACCGAATTAGGACGTTTTGATAAGTGGCTGGTTGATCCGCCGCGTGATGGTGCGTTTGAACTGGTAAAAGCGCTAGATGCTAGCAATCAGCCAGGCTCTATTGTGTATGTCTCTTGCAATCCCGCCACTTTGGCGCGTGATGCCGGAGTGTTGGTGAATGAAAAAGGCTACCAATTACAGGCAGCTGGCGTGATTAATATGTTCCCGCACACTGCGCACGTTGAGTCTATCGCTTTATTTACGCTCAAATCCTAA
- the fnr gene encoding fumarate/nitrate reduction transcriptional regulator Fnr, producing MQPALNLETIKVACSNCNLRELCMPVGFNVDEMKRLDEVVEKRRRVKQGELLFNSGDTFTSLYAIRTGFFKTCVTSEDGREQVTGFQMAGEIIGMDGIVSDRHNCNAVALEDAEVCVMPFATVEDLSRELPALQRHVHKIMSREIVRENSVMMLLGNMRAEERLAAFLLNLLQRLHARGLSQSELVLRMTREEIGSYLGLKLETVSRAFSKFSEDGIIEVKQRYVKVLEPDALKKIFNPQTY from the coding sequence ATGCAACCTGCTTTAAACCTAGAAACCATCAAAGTCGCTTGCTCTAACTGCAATCTGCGTGAGCTATGCATGCCTGTGGGCTTTAATGTCGATGAAATGAAAAGACTGGATGAAGTGGTGGAGAAGCGCCGCCGCGTGAAGCAGGGGGAGTTGCTGTTTAATAGTGGAGATACGTTTACTTCGCTATACGCGATACGTACCGGTTTTTTTAAAACCTGCGTGACCAGTGAAGATGGCCGGGAGCAGGTGACTGGTTTTCAAATGGCAGGTGAAATTATCGGTATGGATGGCATTGTCAGTGACCGCCATAACTGTAACGCTGTGGCGTTAGAAGATGCAGAAGTGTGCGTGATGCCGTTTGCTACGGTGGAAGACTTGTCACGCGAGCTACCTGCCTTGCAAAGGCATGTGCATAAAATTATGAGCCGTGAAATCGTGCGCGAGAATAGTGTGATGATGTTGCTAGGCAATATGCGCGCGGAAGAGCGTTTAGCTGCGTTTTTGCTGAATCTTTTACAGCGTTTGCATGCTAGGGGCTTGTCGCAATCTGAATTGGTGCTACGGATGACACGCGAAGAAATCGGCAGTTATCTAGGCCTTAAGCTGGAGACCGTGAGCCGTGCTTTTTCTAAGTTCAGTGAAGATGGCATCATTGAAGTGAAGCAGCGTTACGTCAAAGTATTGGAACCTGATGCGCTGAAGAAAATATTTAATCCGCAGACTTATTAG
- the cysM gene encoding cysteine synthase CysM, with protein sequence MYKTIDSFVGNTPLVKLQRMAGNTSNTILLKLEGNNPAGSVKDRPAYSMITRAEARGDIKPGDTLIEATSGNTGIALAMVAAMRGYKMILVMPDNQSVERRQSMKAYGAELVLTPKDGSMELARDVAMKMQAQGEGIVLDQFGNTDNPLAHYEGTGPEIWRDTEGQITHFVSSMGTTGTIMGTSRFLKEQNPNIQIVGVQPEEGAQIPGIRKWPQEYMPTIYNPNAVDELIYVSQKNAEETTRKLATMEGIFAGISSGGALYAALQLSKRVENAVIVSIVCDRGDRYLSTGVYPA encoded by the coding sequence ATGTACAAAACAATAGACAGCTTTGTCGGCAACACGCCATTAGTTAAACTGCAGCGCATGGCTGGCAACACCAGTAACACCATTTTATTGAAGCTCGAGGGTAATAATCCAGCTGGCTCAGTGAAAGATAGACCGGCGTATTCGATGATTACGCGTGCAGAGGCGCGCGGTGACATTAAGCCTGGCGATACTTTAATTGAAGCAACCAGTGGCAATACCGGCATAGCGCTGGCAATGGTGGCTGCGATGCGCGGCTATAAAATGATCTTGGTAATGCCGGATAATCAAAGTGTAGAGCGCCGCCAGAGCATGAAGGCTTATGGTGCGGAGTTGGTGCTAACTCCCAAAGACGGCAGTATGGAGTTAGCGCGTGATGTTGCCATGAAAATGCAGGCTCAAGGTGAAGGCATTGTGCTTGACCAGTTTGGCAATACAGATAATCCATTAGCGCATTATGAAGGTACCGGCCCTGAAATCTGGCGCGACACTGAAGGTCAAATCACGCATTTTGTGTCTAGCATGGGTACCACCGGCACGATTATGGGTACCTCGCGCTTCTTGAAAGAGCAAAACCCCAACATTCAAATTGTGGGGGTGCAGCCTGAAGAGGGCGCACAAATCCCGGGTATCCGTAAATGGCCGCAAGAGTATATGCCTACTATTTACAACCCCAACGCGGTGGATGAGTTGATTTACGTTAGCCAGAAAAACGCAGAAGAAACCACGCGTAAATTAGCGACGATGGAAGGAATATTTGCCGGTATTTCATCTGGTGGTGCTTTATATGCTGCCTTGCAATTGTCTAAGCGCGTGGAAAATGCGGTAATCGTCAGCATCGTGTGCGACCGAGGTGACCGTTACCTCTCTACAGGTGTTTATCCGGCGTAG
- a CDS encoding 3'-5' exonuclease, whose amino-acid sequence MTPTLVFDIETIPDTDGIRSLLDLPADVADEDVANIALHQRRQQNGTEFLPLHQHRVCAISCALREGKHFKVWTLGDTDSTEVEIIQRFFDGIEKYTPQIISWNGGGFDLPVLHYRALIHGINASRYWDLGEDDKEFKWNNYISRYHTRHLDLMDVMAMFNARANAPLDDLAKLCGFPGKLGMDGSKVWDAYKAGKIAEIRDYCETDVANTHLVYLRFQLMRGHLTPEAYAAEIELVRDTLSGYTAPHWPEFLAAWK is encoded by the coding sequence ATGACCCCTACTTTAGTTTTTGATATTGAGACCATTCCAGATACCGATGGTATCCGTAGTTTGTTAGACCTACCCGCTGATGTTGCAGACGAAGATGTCGCGAATATTGCCCTGCATCAACGCCGCCAGCAAAATGGCACTGAGTTTTTACCGTTACATCAGCACCGTGTTTGCGCAATTTCATGTGCCCTGCGTGAAGGTAAGCATTTTAAAGTGTGGACGTTGGGTGACACGGACTCAACTGAGGTCGAAATTATTCAACGCTTCTTTGACGGCATAGAAAAATACACCCCGCAAATTATTTCCTGGAACGGTGGCGGTTTTGATTTGCCAGTGCTGCATTACCGTGCGTTGATTCATGGCATCAATGCCAGCCGTTATTGGGATTTAGGTGAGGATGACAAAGAGTTTAAGTGGAACAACTATATTAGTCGCTATCACACCCGTCATTTAGACTTAATGGACGTGATGGCGATGTTTAATGCGCGTGCCAATGCGCCGCTAGATGATTTAGCCAAGCTATGCGGCTTCCCCGGCAAGTTGGGCATGGATGGCAGCAAAGTGTGGGATGCCTATAAAGCAGGCAAGATTGCTGAAATTAGGGATTATTGCGAAACCGACGTGGCAAACACTCATCTGGTTTATTTGCGATTCCAATTGATGCGCGGCCACTTAACGCCTGAAGCTTATGCTGCAGAAATCGAGCTGGTGCGTGATACGCTGTCTGGTTACACCGCGCCACATTGGCCTGAGTTTCTAGCAGCTTGGAAATAG
- a CDS encoding radical SAM protein yields MTIKNHLTTTDHNRDVVGLKYIYPVISRRAGGVSVGINLNVNNACNWRCVYCNVPNLTRGTPPPIELDVLAQELRTFLNDVLHGDFMQRYVSEEDRQLKDIAFSGNGEPTSAKEFPQVLAVVEDILRDFDLLGKIKVRLITNGSLMDKPGMLDNMRHLAKLNGEVWFKVDAGSKAGIARVNDVTLNPESHLQRLLNCAATCPTFIQTCMFGFDGSPPSETDIADYLALVKQAKDVILGVHLYGLARRSEQVEVDRLSRLPAEWLEQVAQRMRNEDMTVYVSA; encoded by the coding sequence ATGACCATAAAAAACCATCTTACAACCACCGATCATAATCGCGATGTTGTTGGCCTTAAATATATCTACCCAGTGATTTCACGACGCGCAGGTGGCGTATCGGTTGGTATTAACCTTAATGTGAATAATGCCTGCAACTGGCGCTGCGTTTACTGCAATGTGCCTAATCTCACGCGCGGCACACCGCCGCCTATCGAACTGGATGTGTTAGCACAGGAGCTGCGCACTTTCTTGAATGATGTGTTGCATGGTGATTTTATGCAGCGCTATGTGAGTGAAGAAGACCGTCAGCTGAAAGACATTGCGTTCTCTGGCAATGGTGAACCTACCAGCGCCAAAGAGTTTCCGCAGGTGCTAGCGGTGGTAGAAGACATACTGAGAGACTTTGATTTGCTGGGCAAAATTAAAGTGAGGCTGATCACTAACGGCAGTTTGATGGATAAGCCTGGCATGTTGGATAACATGAGGCATCTGGCAAAACTAAACGGTGAGGTTTGGTTTAAAGTGGATGCAGGCTCCAAAGCAGGGATTGCGCGTGTAAACGACGTGACTTTAAACCCGGAAAGCCATTTGCAGCGCCTGCTTAACTGCGCAGCCACTTGCCCAACTTTTATACAAACCTGCATGTTTGGCTTTGACGGCAGCCCGCCTAGTGAGACAGATATTGCGGATTACTTAGCTTTGGTGAAGCAGGCGAAGGATGTGATTCTGGGTGTGCATCTGTATGGATTGGCACGCCGCTCTGAGCAGGTAGAGGTAGATAGATTGTCACGCTTGCCTGCTGAGTGGTTAGAGCAGGTGGCACAGCGCATGCGTAACGAAGATATGACCGTTTATGTAAGTGCTTAA
- a CDS encoding YdbL family protein, which translates to MKKILFSALLLVAMLASQVVVAAADLEVNTPAIAAIKGSMQTRHAQLAAHYASGAVGLTKDGLVTVRDANAVPLKDRAALNGVVAAENADRTKLYQEIATANGHPEWQAEIQNTFAGRWIDKAQGGWWVQGAGGWTKK; encoded by the coding sequence ATGAAAAAAATACTATTCAGCGCGTTATTGCTAGTAGCAATGTTGGCCAGCCAAGTGGTAGTGGCCGCCGCCGATTTAGAGGTTAATACGCCTGCGATTGCAGCCATTAAAGGCAGTATGCAAACTCGCCATGCACAATTGGCTGCGCATTATGCCAGCGGGGCGGTTGGCTTGACCAAAGACGGCCTAGTTACCGTGCGTGATGCGAATGCCGTGCCGCTAAAAGATCGCGCGGCGTTAAATGGGGTAGTGGCTGCTGAGAACGCAGACCGCACTAAGCTATACCAGGAAATTGCGACCGCCAACGGCCACCCGGAATGGCAAGCTGAAATCCAAAACACTTTTGCAGGACGCTGGATTGATAAAGCGCAAGGCGGATGGTGGGTGCAGGGTGCCGGTGGTTGGACCAAAAAATAG
- a CDS encoding OmpW/AlkL family protein, with amino-acid sequence MKKSLVVLALAAAFSPMLAQAEAGDWVVRARAVNVNPNEDSKLGKTVNKNVASGAMSSGAELSVDSNTIPELDISYYITKNIAAELILATGSKHDVSIKGDAGTTVGNQLLGSVDALPPTLTVQWHFNPDQTIDPYVGAGINYTNFLDKKLNIRQGALAGSKIKVDNDSWGYALQAGVDFNLKDGWLINADVKYVTIDTTVKLKQTSGWTKIDSLDINPWVFGIGIGKKF; translated from the coding sequence ATGAAAAAATCATTAGTGGTGTTGGCATTAGCTGCAGCGTTTTCACCAATGCTAGCACAGGCAGAAGCAGGTGACTGGGTAGTGCGTGCACGTGCTGTTAACGTTAACCCGAACGAAGATAGTAAATTAGGTAAAACCGTTAACAAAAACGTAGCCTCAGGTGCTATGTCGTCAGGTGCTGAGTTGTCTGTAGACAGCAACACTATCCCTGAATTGGATATTTCTTACTACATCACTAAAAACATTGCTGCTGAATTGATTTTAGCAACAGGTTCTAAGCATGATGTAAGCATTAAAGGTGATGCCGGTACTACCGTTGGCAATCAATTGTTGGGTAGCGTAGATGCTTTGCCACCAACATTAACTGTACAGTGGCACTTTAATCCTGACCAAACGATTGACCCATACGTAGGTGCAGGTATTAACTACACTAACTTCCTAGATAAAAAACTTAACATCAGACAAGGTGCTTTAGCTGGCTCAAAAATCAAAGTTGATAACGACAGCTGGGGTTATGCATTACAGGCTGGTGTTGATTTTAATTTGAAAGATGGCTGGTTAATTAACGCTGACGTTAAATACGTGACCATTGATACCACTGTTAAATTGAAACAAACAAGTGGTTGGACCAAAATCGACTCACTAGACATCAACCCATGGGTATTTGGTATCGGTATCGGTAAGAAATTCTAA
- the hemN gene encoding oxygen-independent coproporphyrinogen III oxidase, translating to MVANNTINFPSNQSAHQQTEAKSTVPALTPETLQKFDVSGPRYTSYPTADRFVEAFTEESYKQTLAQRRIGGLTLPLSIYVHIPFCESLCFFCACNKIVTKHHERSAEYLRYLSREIDLHVEHLGAGQTISQLHLGGGSPTFFSDEELSELMAMIRRSFVLAPNGEYSIEVDPRTVNEQRLAHLASLGFNRLSFGVQDFDPEVQKAVHRIQPAEQVFSLVEAARRLKFDSVNADLIYGLPKQSPESFSKTLSQIVELRPERIALYAYAHLPERFKPQRRIDTYELPAASAKIAMLSNAIATFLNAGYVYVGMDHFALPTDALAIAKRQGRLHRNFQGYSTQPDCDLISLGVSAIGRVGATYSQNAKTLEEYYDYLNQGRFPIVHGLALTRDDLVRRAVIMAIMCQGELQYEAIELAYMINFKQYFAAELEALKELEKTGMITLEENSLQVTEFGWFFVRAVGMIFDRYLQTDRNRARFSKII from the coding sequence ATGGTTGCCAACAATACAATCAACTTTCCTAGCAATCAATCTGCGCATCAGCAGACTGAAGCTAAAAGCACCGTACCGGCGCTAACCCCGGAAACCCTGCAAAAATTTGACGTTTCAGGCCCAAGATACACTTCTTACCCAACTGCAGACCGGTTTGTGGAAGCATTTACCGAAGAGTCTTATAAACAGACTTTAGCCCAGCGTCGTATCGGCGGCTTAACATTGCCACTATCTATTTATGTACATATCCCATTTTGTGAATCACTTTGCTTTTTCTGCGCGTGCAACAAAATCGTCACCAAGCACCATGAGCGCAGTGCAGAGTACTTACGATATTTAAGTCGTGAAATCGACCTGCATGTTGAGCACCTAGGTGCTGGCCAAACTATTTCACAGCTTCATTTAGGTGGCGGCTCCCCCACCTTCTTCAGTGATGAAGAGTTGAGCGAGCTAATGGCAATGATACGCCGTAGTTTTGTGTTGGCACCTAACGGCGAATACTCTATCGAGGTTGACCCTCGCACCGTTAACGAACAGCGCCTAGCACACTTGGCATCTCTAGGCTTTAATCGCTTAAGTTTTGGCGTACAGGATTTTGACCCAGAAGTGCAAAAAGCGGTGCATCGCATTCAGCCGGCGGAACAAGTGTTTTCATTGGTGGAAGCGGCGCGACGACTCAAGTTTGACTCAGTCAATGCGGACTTAATTTATGGTTTACCTAAACAGTCACCAGAGTCATTTTCAAAAACATTATCGCAAATTGTAGAGCTCAGACCAGAGCGAATCGCCTTGTATGCATATGCGCACCTGCCTGAGCGCTTCAAACCGCAGCGCAGGATAGATACTTATGAGCTACCTGCAGCCTCTGCAAAAATCGCCATGCTATCCAATGCCATCGCTACATTCCTCAACGCAGGGTATGTTTATGTGGGCATGGATCACTTTGCCCTGCCCACGGACGCGCTGGCAATCGCCAAACGTCAAGGCAGACTGCATAGAAACTTTCAAGGCTACAGCACACAGCCTGATTGCGATTTAATCAGCTTGGGCGTTTCTGCCATTGGCCGCGTAGGTGCGACTTACAGCCAAAATGCAAAAACATTAGAAGAGTATTACGACTACCTTAACCAAGGACGGTTTCCTATCGTCCACGGCTTGGCATTAACCCGCGATGATTTGGTGCGCCGTGCGGTGATTATGGCGATTATGTGCCAGGGTGAGCTGCAATATGAGGCGATAGAACTTGCCTACATGATTAACTTTAAACAATACTTTGCCGCCGAACTAGAAGCGCTTAAAGAGCTAGAAAAAACCGGCATGATTACCTTAGAAGAAAATAGCTTGCAAGTCACCGAGTTTGGCTGGTTTTTTGTACGCGCGGTAGGCATGATCTTTGACCGTTACCTGCAAACTGACCGCAACCGCGCCAGATTCTCAAAAATCATTTAG